AGTTTAGATCTGTGATCCCCTCACATTAGCAGATAGCCAGGCGTTCAACCGGAAATCTCTAGTGCGCGAGCTCTATATTTTCAAtgttgagcttttttggcttcaaaataCCACTGAGCAGCCTTTATAGGAATGAATGGGTCTCCACCTCCAAGGTGTCCAGATTTAATATAACATCCTGGGACAATCAGGAGTGCTGGCAGGTATGATAAAGGGGCCCCTCATGGCCCCCACCTGTTGACACCACTGTGCAAAATGAAGTTGATATTGTTACTTTTGCACTTaaacctgtgtgtttgttgttctgaGGCTGTTGAATACCTCTGTAAGTCAGCGACACACCTGTCAGTGATTTAAGTGTAGATAACAAGACAACTTGGCCGGTGAGTGAGTCAATGGACAGCCTACACTAAACTGCGTCTGGTTTCACAGATACACAGAGTTTGGGATTTCTGCTGAATGGGAGATTTTATAAAGAAGACAAAGACCCAGTTCAACACATAAAGGTTACACGGTGTCCTGTGCAagtgtttttatcttttcatgaCTGTACTTCGACCCGACATAACTATTTTTTAACTTTCTACCCAACTTTGATTTGAGCTGCTGCCAGTTGGACCGTACCTCTGCTCGACAAAGACCAGCTTCACAACCTGCCCGAGTGACGTAAGAgactttttcaattaaaatctgtgttttacacatattgttaaactgttaaacGGCTTTTACGTGTGTTTTTCCACGAGTTCAATACGTTTATTCTCaaagaagagacaaaaataCCCGGAGCAATAGTTACATGACAATATTAAAAATCACCAGTCATTGGTAAAAGAGTCTGGAAGCTTATCATCAAAATATGATCAGAGAAACAGGTtcctgtttaaataaataacaggtCTGCTGCTCTAGCAAAGCTATTCTTCCAACTTCAAGGTCAAAATCACAGGTTAGTTTAGGGTGAGTACTATCTTAATTGGATCACTGAATAGCAATGACATAGTGGAAGTAAATAATTACATCTTGGCCACTCAAATTAGTATAATTAAGTCATGTTTGGGGTGTGGTTCTTGTACCTTTACGAGTATTTTTTAAGcctgtaattttacttttacttaagtatgcattacaccatgtaatctacttagttacaaCCGTGTCATTAGACGGTCTTCCATCTTAAACAGTGATAACACAAATGTGAATCTCATATTAAAAGTTTTAGACATGGAAATTAATCGCAAAAATTCACTAGTTAATCGACAGACAactatttttcaagcaaaaatgccaaacatccATGAGTTCAACTTCTCAGTTGTGAGGATATTTGTCATGTGTGATAGTAAACTGGAAATCTTTCATATGTAGGAATTTGAAGACACCTTAGGCTGTGGGAAATTATGATTGGCATATCTCacagttttctattttctattttcagcatataaatcaaaaatgaaaataatcagcagataaatcaataatgaaaataatcattacttgCATAACTCAAGAGCTTAATGCACCATAAATTTCACATGttaatcctttttttaattttcctctAGTTCCCTCCAGTCATGCAGCTGGTGATCCGCCGCTACCGTCCCTCAGACAAGGACACGGTGTTATCCCTGTTCAGCGCTGGCACCCTTGAACACATCCAACCATGTTTTAACAACGCCATATTCAGCCCTCTGTACATCAGCATCACCCTGGCTCTGTGTGTTGCTGGCTACTTCCTCGGCTCTGTGTTGGGGGCAGTGGTGTTACCAGGAGCCTGGGTGGGCCTTGTCTATTGCTGCTGTCATGAGCTACATTCACGTTACGTCAGAAATGCACTCAGGACAAACATGCAGGACATCCCTGGAAACTATCTGAGCAGACCAGACGACTGTTACTGGGTGGCAGAGGCTGAGGTTGATGGGATTGCCCAGATTGTGGGTATGGTGGCCGTGGTGGGCAAACAAAGCGGTAACGAACGATACGGGGAACTGCTCAGGATGAGCATCGCACCAACATGCAGACGGATGGGCCTTGGCGTCAGGCTGGCTCAGACTGTGATTGACTTCTGTAAGGAACGAGGCTTTTCTGCAGTGGTGCTGGAGACCGCCTCTGTTAGGCTAGCTGCTGTGGCCCTGTACAAGAAACTGGGCTTCAGCCTGGTCCTGAAACACACCAAATCACCAACTCCGTCTTGGATTTTAAGGCTGGCCAGGGTCACACTCTTACTAATGAAGAAACAGCTGTAGTCCTGGAATAACCCTGATATGCATCAATCATGCTTTACTCAAATTATGACTGCACAATTAATctaaatataatcaaaattgcaatatggccTAATATGGCATTACCCAAATAACaagaagctgcatttttttgatGAAGGTAGGAATGTGCTGTAGTGTTGTAGAGATGTCCTTGCCTACAAACCTTGTTCTCCAGTTATAAGAAAACACGATGTTTGGTGCTGACCCAAACAAAATTCACATCATCATGATCTTAATCATTTTTgttactgaaaataaatattgtttatataaattaataattattttatttttgccatatGGTGCAGCCTTTACTGAAGCTATTATTTATGGGCTATGTCTGTTAGCACTTAACAAACACTAAGTATCAGATTGAGCAAACAGCCTTTTGCTTTTGCTGTAAGTACAGTGAGACCTGAATATTTAAACACTATTTTTGTCTTATAGGCTGATAGGCTGAGTCAGACCTCATTGactgttgattgtttttatgAAAACTGGAGTTTCAACTACTGTGCACAAATGATCAGTTAGCACATTGAATGGCCTTCAGACAAAATGAAGcaagaacaaaataaatgtccctGAAGTCATCGCAGTGTGACAGGGAGTCAGCAGACAGTTGACTTGGACTTGGACACAGTTTGATCCCTGACAGCTTTGTAGAACATAATGTTCTTCAGTAATCTGGATAAAGTCCATTCAATAAAGGCAAGGTAAAAcattaatttgttgttttgtaggattttccttgtggctgtttagtctcatctggtcccagggcagagaccattgtttcccacaattttgtctgggggcaggtgaatccctcctggtgtcagggcagaagttgtctgagggcaggtaaatctctcctggtctcagggcagaagttgtctgagggcaggtgaatctctcctggtctcagggcagaagttgtctgagggcaggggaatctctcctggtctcagggcatAAGTCGTATTCTTCTGTTTTAAGGCgacgtagttggacaaaagggagacAAAAGGGCTTTGATAATAAAGTCGTGGATAAATCACCACTTCTTCATAAGAAATATAACACTTAACACTTGAAAATAGTTCCACATAGTAAGTTAgttcatattacatctttaatcaGCATCATAAGATACTGATATTTTACAAAATCGGCCTCTAACCAAAAGGAATGTAATAAAAGATGGTGTAACCGGTTACAccatttgacatttcaatttaaattcaaatttaacagGCATTATGATGGACACCTATGTAAGCACATGGCCTTGGGGTgaagatttcaaacacattttttaaaataaatacttatttttacaattattatgaatgataaatgttttcctggGGTCATACCATTTGACATGTAACCCTAAGCACACCTGACCATaccctaaaaatgtcaaattatcaaGATTTCAAAGAGAGTTACTAACCTCGTCATGCAGCAGTTAGGCTAATCAGGGGTCCTTCTCTGTGATATAATTTCCTGTCACATGGTCTTCttgcacaaattaacaaaatggctccttGAATGTTGGTTACACCACCTTGACACTTTAGGAAGTTGACTTGACAGACTCAATTCcccaaattaattataatattcagaacaatggtgttccatttattttatacattattaaacaacacaaatgtaagattATGCCAAACTAGTTGATAGGGTGTTTTATTGAGAATTACACCTTTTTTGAACAAGTGAAACTATTTAGTATGAAGTTTTTATGGTTTCAcctcattgacatttttgccattattCCCTGAATATTCTCTGAAAATTGATTAAATCCAGAAATTTTAGATGAGGTCTTCAAAAAGAGAATATATGCAAGTAATGTGTAcgtttattttcaaattttaaccttttaaattcaactgaaccataagaacacaaaaaaattgcGTCACATCATTGACCCATGTACTGTGAGACCCTCCTCTCTGAATATTTAAACActcttttgcttttctttatcaaaaGTAAGGGCTGTTGATTGTAAAGGATAAACACTAGAGGGCGCCATTTATCTATGTAACCCTGCAGCACCTGTCTGTGATGTGAGTCAGTACTGTCTACTGTATTGTATTCATTGATTCTGACTCAATTCAAATACTTAATATATGTGTGTGGGAATGATGTCTAAGTCCAATGTACCAGAAGaaatggtggaaagtaactaaattaCATatactcaactactgtactcaagtacattttttgAGTTCCTTTCTATAGAGTAATCCTCTACATTTTTCtatagttactaattactttgcagattcagatttgaCCTACAAGATGTGATCATGTTGAAATACATGATGCACTGTTACAGATTAAACCACCCAATAGCATACAGCAACATATGTGAGAAGTAACTAAAAGTCCTAATTGAGTAAAAGGCTAAATTGTAAAAGTACTTTACTTTAGAGACATGCATACAGACTCTGATAACCTCCCTAAATTATTAATATAGGTTCCTTTaaagcaaaggaaaacaaaaaccatTACGCTTCGTGTATATGGTATAAGAACACTCTGGTGTTAGCTATTTCTGTAGTTGCTCGAACTTTTCCACTCAATAGCAAGAGTGAGATAGTCACATGCCAGGTATTGTTGACACCACTGTGCAAAATGAAGTTGATATTGTTACTTTTGCACTTaaacctgtgtgtttgttgttctgaGGCTGTTGAATACCTCTGTAAGTCAGTGACACATCTGTCAGTGATTTAAGTGTAGATAACAAGATAACATAGCTGGTGAGTGAGTCAATGGACAGCCTACACTGAACTGCGTCTGGTTTCACAGATACACAGAGTTTGGGATTGGTCCTGAACGGGAGATTTTTTATAAAGAAGACAACGACCCAGTTCAACACATAAAGGTTACACGGTGTCCTGTGCAagtgtttttatcttttcatgaCTGTACTTCGACCCgacataaatgttttttaactttctaCCCAACGTTGATTTGAGCTGCTGCCAGTTGGACCGTACCTCTGCTCGACAAAGACCAGCTTCACAACCTGCCTGAGTGACGTAAGAgactttttcaattaaaatctGTATATTACACGTAATGTTAAACCGTAAAACAGCTTATAAGTGTGTTTTTCTACGATTTTATTCTCAAAGACAAGACAAATATACCCAGAGCAATAGTTAcataacaatattaaaaatcaCCAGTCATTGGTAAAAGAGTCTGGAAGCTTATCATCAAAATATGATCAGAGAAACAGGTtcctgtttaaataaataacaggtCTGCTGCTCTAGCAAAGCTATTCTTCCAACTTCAAGCTAGAAATCACAGGTTAGTTTAGGGTGAGTACTATCTTAATTGGATCACTGAATAGCAATGACAtagtggaagtaactaattacatcttggccattcaaattaatataattaagtCATGTTTGGGGTGTGGTTCTTGTACCTTTACGAGTATTTTTTAAGCCTGTAATTTTACTTCTACTTCAgtatgcattacaccatgtaatctacttagttacaaCCGTGTCATTAGACAGTCTTCCATCTTAAACAGTGATAACACAGATGACAGGTAATGACAATGATGACAGTAATGTGAATCTCATATTAAAAGTTTTAGACATGGAAATTAGTCGATAAATCCACTAGTCAATCGACAGACAACTATTTTTCAAGGGAATTTTCtattttgagaaaataatcagcagataaatcaataatgaaaataatcattacttgCATCACTTAAAAGCTTAATGCACCATAAATTTCACATGttaatcctttttttattttcctctagTTCCCTCCAGTCATGCAGCTGGTGATCCGCCGCTACCGTCCCTCAGACAAGGACACGATGTTATCCCTGTTCAGCGCCGGCATCCTGGAAAACATCCAACCATGTTTTAACAACGCCATATCCAGCCCTCTGTACATCAGCATCACCCTGGCTCTGTGTGTTGCTGGATACTTCCTCGGCTCTGTGTTGGGGGCAGTGGTGTTACCAGGAGCTTGGGTGGGCCTTGTCTACTGCTGCTGTCATGAGCTACATTCACGTTACGTCAGAAATGCACTCAGGACAAACATGCAGGACATCCCTGGAAACTATCTGAGCAGACCAGACGACTGTTACTGGGTGGCAGAGGCTGAGGTTGATGGGATTGCCCAGATTGTGGGTATGGTGGCCGTGGTGGGCAAACAAAGCGGTAACGAACGATACGGGGAACTGCTCAGGATGAGCATCGCACCAACATGCAGACGGATGGGCCTTGGCGTCAGGCTGGCTCAGACTGTGATTGACTTCTGTAAGGAACGAGGCTTTTCTGCAGTGGTGCTGGAGACCGCCTCTGTTAGGCTAGCTGCTGTGGCCCTGTACAAGAAACTGGGCTTCAGCCTGGTCCTGAAACACACCAAATCACCAACTCCGTCTTGGATTTTAAGGCTGGCCAGGGTCACACTCTTACTAATGAAGAAACAGCTGTAGTCCTGGAATAACCCTGATATGCATCAATCATGCTTTACTCAAATTATGACTGCACAATTAATctaaatataatcaaaattgcaatatggccTAATATGGCATTACCCAAATAACAAGAAGCTGTATTTTTTTGATGAAGGTAGAATGTGCTGTAGTGTTGCAGAAATGTCCTTGCCTACAAACCTTGTTCTCCAATTATAAGAAAACATGATTGTTTGGTGCTGACCCaaacaaaattaacatcatcatgattttaatcgTTTTTgttactgaaaataaatattgtatatataaatgaataattattttatttttgccatatGGTGCAGCCTTTACTGAAGCTATTATTTATGGGCTATGTCTGTTAGCACTTAACAAACACTAAGTATCAGATTGAGCAAACAGCCTTTTGCTTTTGCTGTAAGTACAGTGAGACCTGAATATTTAAACACTCTTTTTCTCTTATAGGCTGATAGGCTGAGTCAGACCTCATTGactgttgattgtttttatgAAAACTGGAGTTTCAACTACTGTGTACAAATGATCAGTTAGCACATTGAATGGCTTTCAGACAAAATGAAGcaagaacaaaataaatgtccctGAAGTCATCGCAGTGTGACAGGGAGTCAGCAGACAGTGGACTTGGACTTGGACTCAGTTTGTTCCCTGGCAGCTTTGTAGAACATAATGTTCTTCAGTAATCTGGATAAAGTCCATTCGATAAAGGCAAGGTAAAACattaattcaaatatttaatataCACTACCAGTctaaagtttggacacaccttctcattcaatggtttttctttatttgtattattttctacattgtagatcaatactgaagacatcaaaactatgaaggaacaattatgcagtaaacaaaaaagtgttaaacaaaccagaatacgatttatattttatattcttcaaagtagccaccttttgctttgatgacagctttgctcACTCTTGTCATTCTCTcagtcagattcatgaggtagtcaaCTCTGCTGCTTTGTAGAACATAATGTTCTTAATCAGTAATCTGGATAAAGTCAGTTTGATGAAAGCAAGGTAAAACATTCTTTATCAAAAGTAAGGGCTGTTGATTGTAAAGTATAAACACTAGAGGGCGCCATTTATCTATGTAAATCTATGATGTGAGTCAATACTGTCTACTGTATTGAATTAATTGATTCTGACTCAATTCAAATACTTAATATATGTGTGTGGGAATGatgtttaaatcaaatgtaCCAGAAGAAagggtggaaagtaactaaagtacatatactcaactactgtactcaagtacattttttgAGTTCCTTTCTATAGAGTATTCCTCTACATCTTTCtatagttactaattactttgcagattcagatttgaCCTACAAGATGTGATCATGTTGAAATACATGATGCACTGTTACAGATTAAACCACCCAATAGCATACAGCAACATATGTGAGAAGTAACTAAAAGTCataattgagtaaaagtaataatactGCTAAGTTTAACTTAGGGGAAAGTGAAAATACTATATAACTAGTACATGAGCTCAagtcaaaagtaattttctattaataaatgtacttaagtatcagtAAATTATACAAATACTTACATGTATGTACTTTTTATACTGTACACACTAAGACCAATTATCTGCCTGGCTGATCATCGTAATCAGTGTTATTTTCAATTTCAGAAAATTAACTAGTTTAATTCTGCGCTACTTTGCCTTTGCATTAAGATGTAGTGTAGTAGAAGggtatttctacactgtaaCTTACTCATTACAAGATCTGAGTACAGTACTCCTCCTTCCACCACTGGCATTGTGATACATGCAGCTCGTCATTGTCAAGGAATATTGTGATATGTAATTTTCTTACTCCACCACTGGGAGGTGGTTTCTTCTGTTCCTCCCATGTTTGTATTCACAGGATGGGAAAAAAACCCAGTGTATTATGGGAAGTGTTGTAAAAAgaacccaaaagtcatacttgagtgaGGTAAAGATATCGccttaaaatattactttggtaaaagaaataaatggacAATAATCTGGCAATAAATGGACTTAAGTATCTAAAGTACAAGTCAAATTAAATTATAGTTGACTGATTATCAGTCTGGGTGGTTATCTAATCCAGgatattcatcatttttctgaatttcattggaatcatttttttttatcgttTGCcccactttggctctgatgcagcaatattttgcaaagtaactagtaacttaagttatcaaataatgGTAGTGgagcaaaaagtacaatatttgcctctaaaaatctcgtggagtggaagtataaagtagcagcgGTGTAAAGtaactttacttaagtactgcaGTTTCGAAGTATTTTAACTTAATCTACTCTACTTTAAGCTTCTGTTTACTTTTGCTCCAAGACATTTCTGAAGGAAAACTTGCAGCAGCTTTAGTATCTagttaattttcattttaagttCCTTACAAACATCAGTTTATAAGGATACGTctttaaaatatgatgcattgtgtTGGATTAAAATGCTAGGTGGTCAAGTTAACGCTGCACtaaaaataatcatcatcaaCCAGTAATGTTAATAAGGCTCTGACAGGGGCCAGGGAGTActgctacttttttttatatatataatttaagtataaagagtacttttactgctacttcttttactttttctacTCATACTCACCGAGATGTTGTTTTTTCGTAACCTTGCataacattttccaaaacagttcacgttttggacaaaacaagagacCAACCTCTCAAAGTGCCCCACGGGTTCTAGcttggaaacacacacacacacacacacacacacacacacacacacacacacacacacacacacacacacacacacacacacacacacacacacacacacacacacacacacacatacctatcccacgtgtgtttttgtgctgattGATTCAACCAGCAGAAAGACCAGTCAACAACTCACTCAGCAGGACAGATGGCTGCTGGCTCCATCCTGCGCTGTATTAACTTATTTACTACCAAATGGAAAAACCTCTGATTTGATCCAGTCAGCCTTTTAATCAATGTTTTAATTGCGGTTCCCAATGTTGTTGCTTTGACTATAAAGGCTCTGTAAACTTGTTTTCTCAATCAGCCCAGATGAACACATCaattttctgttaaaatgtttgaacACTTCTGGTTATTATGACAACACTGGTTAGGTTCAAGCTCATTGCACACCAATCAAACACTCCAACAAACAGAAACGCAGATGTCTTGTTTGGTGTGCCGTGACTGCCTGCCTTTGTTTAGGATTGTTTGTAGATGTCTGGTCTGATTCAACATGTtcaatctttgttttttcccaACTTTGATGACGATGGTTAATTTGCCATACTTCCAGTCTGACAGTTACACAGACAGTAGGCGTATAGTATGCGTACCCATAGCAACACAGCTCACACatagcctggctctgtcaagTGGTGACAAAATCCACCTACTAGCACCTAAATCTCACCAATAAACATGTTATAGTTCGTTTGTTTAACCAATTTAAAAACCAAAGTAGAAGAATTTACAGGATGGAGCGAGATGAGCTGCTTCAACCTgttctttgtgctaagctaagctaattggctgCTGTAGGTTCATATTTGGCGTACAGACACAAGAGTGATATACTTTGGCCACTTTATGAGGTACACCAGTGCAGATAGTTGCAATTCAATACAACAGCTTTGCTATAGATTTTAGCATTACAAAGTCAATATCATTCAGCTTTTGTTGACAATTTTTTGAAAGGTGTTAATTCAATTCGATGTTTGTTATAGAGGTTAAAGTGAAAGGTGGTGTTGGGCTGGACTGCATTTTATTGAGACAGGCAGGAGGCAGAATATcagacatttctggagcttcacagcaaaacagcattgcagaaATCTCCTAACCAACTGAagtatacattttaaaacaagtctccatctacttcagttatttttaggagaatgctgctgttttgctgtgaagctccagaaatgttttgtgggctacgaaacttcacctttcaattttcattttttgaaagcgattaaatgtatttcccaaaatgttgaactattcctttaaatgcaGTGAATGTTTTTGGAAACAAAGAATGTGCTGGCCAGTCAGGTTTTTCTAATCTAGAACAACATTTCTGTGGAAACACTCGATAAATGTCTTCATTAAAGTCTTCATTTGAATCTTTGACTCATTTTATGTGATTTCtggaaataaacaaatcaattaattgttttgtaaaTTGGTAACCCCACCAATTTGAGATATTAaagtgttcacaggtcttggggaaTACTACTTCATATGTAAAATTAGTAgtttaaagtcttttgtggctccagaggaagctgcatgtaatgtgataaactgcctccagtgatgccactcagtggctaagttgcattgtgggtaatgtaggcgccaggtttttcGAAAAGGAAGACGAATATGTGGAATTAAATagatgatatctctggttctgctgtatcaattttgataaaaaaagagTGTTGTAGGAATGCAGctgactgcttttcaaaacctggcgcctacattactCACAATGCAACCTTACCACGGAGTGAcatcctctggagccacaaaaagcttttttcGGACCTGTAAACGCACTTTAATGAATAAcattagtggagttaccctttaaatattCATCCCTCTGACCTTCCAACACCCCCGTCTTCACATCCGTGTACCCACAAAGCCAACACATGACACTTGTTTTGAGTTTATCTCTACACACATTTCAGGTGAATGACACTTGGCAGCTCTCCAAAGCAAAGAGTGTGATTGAGAAAGCAGAGGTAAAGTTAATCCTGCCTCTGTTATAACActtggcagtgtgtttgtgtgctctaTCTGCCCATCAAAGGCTTTGAGTTCAACACTTGTGAAAAAGCCAAACAAGATGGcaatattgaatctgtgtcagcTGTTGAACAGGCTGAGGGAACAAACACGTCAAGGTTTGTACTGTTCAAGTACACGCATGAGAGTCAACACACTGGCATGTGTTACTGTGTGATATTATCCAAagaggggaaaacacacactgtacatttattGATACGCCAGAGATACTGTGCAGCTATAGAAACTAGAGCACTTTTAAACACAAGTTACCATGCAGGCAGATTACCTGACGAAGAATGAGACAAAGACGGAGTTACACAGATGGTCAGAGCCTTatgacaaattaaaacacaaatacttccaacttatatgtaaataagtaacaaatatcaaaagtatttaaaggtgcactatgtagatttggggaagaaattttaatcagaagacacagatcttcattgactgatttcttttatgcctaacaaacaaaataaacaaactgtttttgtttccatgactgaataaacaaactgaccttaaagaacaacacaattttatactgttttactttgtttatatgtggcggaccctgccacctttctagcttcaaagagtgttctggggaccttattttccactgagaaCTATACTACTATACTATAAATACTATAATTCTAGGACTAGATTTTGTTTTGACCTTCAAAGTTTACACATCAGGACTCTGTCATGGCTGAACTCACACTGTGGTTTCTGAATCcaacattacatacattaaaaTATGCAAGAGGAAtacttttattatatttaccaattaattacaaatatattatTGAGATAAAATGTACCTTAAAGATTCTGTGGTGTTGACAGTTTTTATGCTTTGGGACAAACCTGAAATCTTGAATGTcttcatgtcatcatatttttGCCAAAACTACTGCACCTTCTTTTTAATGGATAGTTTTTCACTCTGCTTCTTTGCAGGTATTGAAGACACCTGTTGGTGACTGCTTACTGTCTTAAAActtaatatatttcatttattttaaatgccaAGAATAAGAGCAAACTTATGAAgcacactttttaaaattttgatgCACTTATTTTGAAACTTTCACTCTTAACTGAGCAGCCTGAGGTCGAATACAGACGTGCTGAGCTGTACAGAG
This Pagrus major chromosome 6, Pma_NU_1.0 DNA region includes the following protein-coding sequences:
- the LOC140998895 gene encoding probable N-acetyltransferase camello, producing MQLVIRRYRPSDKDTMLSLFSAGILENIQPCFNNAISSPLYISITLALCVAGYFLGSVLGAVVLPGAWVGLVYCCCHELHSRYVRNALRTNMQDIPGNYLSRPDDCYWVAEAEVDGIAQIVGMVAVVGKQSGNERYGELLRMSIAPTCRRMGLGVRLAQTVIDFCKERGFSAVVLETASVRLAAVALYKKLGFSLVLKHTKSPTPSWILRLARVTLLLMKKQL
- the LOC140998894 gene encoding probable N-acetyltransferase camello yields the protein MQLVIRRYRPSDKDTVLSLFSAGTLEHIQPCFNNAIFSPLYISITLALCVAGYFLGSVLGAVVLPGAWVGLVYCCCHELHSRYVRNALRTNMQDIPGNYLSRPDDCYWVAEAEVDGIAQIVGMVAVVGKQSGNERYGELLRMSIAPTCRRMGLGVRLAQTVIDFCKERGFSAVVLETASVRLAAVALYKKLGFSLVLKHTKSPTPSWILRLARVTLLLMKKQL